The DNA sequence GTATCGCCGACGACGGCCGCCTTGTGCGGCTCCGAGCCCTTGCCGCCGTGATGGCCGGCCTCGATGTACTTCTTGGCGTTGTCCCAGGCGCCGCCCGCGTTGGCCATGAAGATCGCCAGTGCGAAGCCGGTGACCAGGGCACCTGCCAGGAAGCCGCCGAGCGCGTCGGTCGAGATGAGGCCGATGACCAGCGGGATGATGACGGCGAGCGCGCCGGGCAGGACCATCTCGCGCAGCGACGCCTCGGTGGAGATGTCGATGCAGCGCGCGTAGTCGGGCTTGACGGCGGTCTTGGTGCCGACGGCCCCTGGACCAGCCGACAACGACTCGCGCAGCCCCGGCACCTCGTTGAACTGGCGGCGGACCTCCTCGATCATCTTGTTCGCGGCACGTCCGACGGCCTGCATGGTCAGGGCGGCGAACAGGAACGGCAGCATCGCGCCGATGAACAGCCCGGCGAACACGTCGACCGTGCCGATGTCGAGCGAGATGCTTCCGCCGGCGCTGAGGATCGCCTGCTCGAACGCCTTGAACAGCGCGAGCGCGGTGACGGCGGCCGATCCGATCGCGAAGCCCTTCGCAACGGCGGCGGTGGTGTTGCCGAGCGAGTCGAGCTCGTCGGTGACCGCGCGGACCTCTGGCGGCAGCTCGGCCATCTCGGCGATGCCGCCGGCGTTGTCGGCGATGGGACCGTAGGCGTCGACCGACACGACCACGCCGGTGGTGGCCAGCATGCCGATCGCGGCGAGCGCGATGCCGTAGACGCCGGTGTTGTCGACGCCGGGCAGTGCCTGCTCACCGGCGTAGAACGACACCCCGACGGCGATGACGATCAGGATCACGGCGCCGGCGACCGACTGCATCCCCGACGAGATCCCGCTCACGATGTTCGTCGCGGCGCCCGTCTCGCTCGCGTGCGCGATGTTCTTGACCGGACCGTAGTGGTCCGACGTGTAGTACTCGCTGACGAAGCCGATCGCCGTCCCGACCAGCAGGCCCGCCGTCACCGCGACCGGGAAGCCCCACCAGTTGTCGACGCCCTCGACGCCGTTGAAGAACACGAAGCCGAACACGAACGAGAGCACGACGGTCAGCCCGAGGGCGACGTTGGACCCACGGTGCAGGGCATGGGCGAGCTGCCGGCCGCTGGCGTCGGGCGACGCCTTGACGAGGAAGGCGCCGATGATGGATGCGATCATCCCGAGGGCGCCGATCGCCAGCGGGAACAGCAGCGCGCGCGACTGGAACTCGCCGGTGTTGGCGAACGCGAACGCGGCCAGCGCGATCGGCGCGATGATCGACCCCGCGTAGCTCTCGAACAGGTCCGCGCCCATGCCGGCGACGTCACCGACGTTGTCGCCGACGTTGTCGGCGATCGTTGCAGGGTTGCGTGGGTCGTCCTCGGGGATGCCGGCCTCGACCTTGCCGACCAGGTCCGCGCCCATGTCGGCGGCCTTGGTGTAGATGCCGCCGCCGATGCGGGCGAACAACGCGATCGAGCTCGCACCCAGGCCGAAGGCCGTCAGCACCTGGAACGGCTGATCGACCTGGAGCCAGTCGACGAAGAACAGGTAGCCGACGCCAAGTCCGAGCAGCGCGAGGCCGGCGACCGAGAAGCCCATGACCGCGCCGCCACGGAACGCCAGGGGCAGTGCCAGCTGCGGCCCGGTTCGCGCGGCCTGCGTGGTGCGGGCGTTCGCCATGGTCGCGACCGTCATGCCGATGAACCCGGCGAGTCCCGACAGGACGGCGCCGAACAGGTAGGCGATGGCCCCCCAGGGTCGGCCGTAGTCGAGGAAGACGAAGATGAGGACCGTCATCGCGACGACGAAGATCGCGATCCAGCGGTACTCACGGCGCAGGAACGCGCGAGCGCCCTCCTGGATCGCGTTCATCAGCTCGACCATCCGGTCGTTGCCGGGATCGGCCGCCTTCACGACGTTGTAGAAGTAGCCGGCGAGTGCGAGACCGCAGAGGGCGGTCAGCACGCTCACCACAGGGGTGACAGTCATCGGGCCTGGTTCTCCTCTCGGGGACTCGGCGCTCGCCCGCCGAGTGGCCACGTCGCGCGTGGTACGCGCCGGAGAAGCGTGCGCGGGGGCGACCGTGCGCCCTGGAACGTTGTATGGCGGAGCAGGACGTCCACGTGGATCGTGGCGCCGGGCTCCGCATGGTGTGGGCGTTCCGCGGCCCGGTTCCGGCGGATCAGGCTGTCGTGGAACCCCGCCGAGTATAGGGAACCCGTCCCTGCCCGCAATGTGACAGCCTGCCGGTGCGGCACCTGTCGACCGGCGCTCGTCGGTGCCGCTCAGTCCAGGGTGACGGCGCGCAGCACGTCGACGTGGCTGGCGCGCCGTGCCGGGACCACCGACGCCACGACGCCGGCCACAAGCATCACCCCGACCGCGATCGCGAGCTGGAGCGTAGGCAGCGAGAAGGTGGTCAGCCCCTCGTCGCGCAGCACGCGCACACCAAGCCAGCCGAACACCGTCCCCAGCCCGAGGCCGACCACCGACCCGAGCACGGTGATGATGACCGACTCCCACCGCACCATCTGCCGGGCCTGCCGCCGCGACATGCCCAACGCCTGGAGCAGGCCGAGCTCTCCGCTGCGTTCGACGACGGACAGCCCCAGTGCGTTCACGACGCCGACGAACGAGATGATGACCGACAGCAGGACCAGGCCGATCACCAGGCCGAGCAGCCGGTCGGTCTGTTCGCGAACCTGCGCACGCAGCTCGCCGGTGTCCGCGACCCGCACATCGGGCCGGTCGGTGACGACGTCATCCAGGGCGGCGCGCACCGCTGCGACATCGGCCGAGGGCGCGACCTTCACGAAGGTCACGAGATCCTGCCGCTCCGTCGCGCCCTCGGTCACCGACGCGTCGATCAGGACCCGCGCGACGCGTGTGGTGCCCGGGAGGTGGACATCGTCGGTGAGCGCGACGACGGGCCGTGCCGCCGCGCCCGCACCGTCGATCCGGACGGCGACCTGGGCGCCCAGCGGGATGCCCAGCGTGCGCGAAACCGCGATGCCACCGTCGGCCAGGCCGTCCAGCCTGCCGTCCACGACGGTGACGTCGTAGACGTCGGGCAACGTGACGCTGTCGATGACGAACGTCGTGCGGGCCGCGCCGTCGACATCGGCGCGGGTCACCCCGGCCGCGCTGGCAACGTCGACTCCGTCGATCTCCCGCGCACGCTCGGTGACCGCATGCGGGAACCCGATCTGATCCACGGCCTGCAACTGGTAGTCGGCGCGGAACTGCTCGACGATCACCCGATCCAGTGACGCTCTGAACGACGAGACCAGGATCAACACGAACGTGACGAGGCCCAGTCCGATCAGCAGGGCGGACGCGGTGGCGGCGGTCCTGCCCGGGTTGCGGACCGCGTTCGCCCGTGCGAGCAGCCCCGGCAGGCGGCGGAGTGCGCGGACCGGCATCCCGATCATCGCCGTCAGCGGCCCCGCCACCAACGGTGACAGCAGTATGACCGCAAGCGTGAGCGCCGCCGCACCGACGGCGAACGTGACGAGGCTTCCCCGCTCGAGCCCGGTGCCGATCAGCAGCGATGCGGACAGTCCCCCGACAAGCATCCCAACGGTCAGCCGCGCGGTCGAGATCACGGTGCGGGCACCGGCCGAGGCGCTGCGCATGGCGTCCACGGGCGCGCGGCGGGACGCCCGCAGCGCTGGCGCGAGCGCGGCCAGGATCGTCACGGCGATGCCGATGGCGAACGCGATCACGGCGGTGCGTGGCGCGACGACCAGGCCGGTGGCCGGCAGCGGCTGAGCGACGAACGCCAGCAGTTCCCGCAGGCCGATCGCGGTGCCGATGCCGACACCAACCCCCAGGACAGACCCGATGACCCCGATGAGTGCGGCCTCGGCGAGCACGGCGCTCAGCACCTGCCGGCCATCGGCGCCGACCGCCTGCATCAGCGCCAGCTCGCGTGTGCGCTGTGCGACGGTGATGCCGAACGTGTTGAAGATGATGATCGCGCCGACCAGCAGGGCGGCACCGGCGAAGACGAGCAGGCCCCGCGTCAGGAAGCTCAGGAAGTCACCGACCTGCGCGACGGAGTCGGTGACGAGCTCGTCGACGGTCAGCACCTCCACGCCGGATCCGAGCTGCCTGGTCAGTGCGTCGCCCAACGCCGCGAGGTCGCCATCGTCGCTCCGAACGGCGATGTATGTCGCGCCGTCAGTCCCGTACAGCCGCTCGGCCGCGGCGTCGCTGAACACCACGGTGGTGGATCCCGCCAGGTCGCGGACGGCCGCCGGCGGATCGATCAGGCCCGTGATCCGATACGTCTCGACCGCTCCGTCGAGCAGGACGCCGGTCTCGTCGTCGACGGCTCGCCCGAGCTCGTCGGCGCTTGCGGCGTCGATGGCGATCTCGTCGTCCGCCGACGGCATCCTTCCGTCCCGCAGGTCGAGTGCCCCCGGCATGGTCGTCGCGTCGATGCCCTGCGTGACCGCCCCGAAGCCGCCCAGGAAGGCGCCGTCGTCGCGGGCGAGCCTGGCCAGGCCGCGGTAGCGGGGCTCAGCTTCGGCGACCCCGGGCACCTCGGAGATCTGCTCGGCCATCTGCGACGGCACGCCGCGCTGGCCGCTGTCGGCCCCTGCCGCCGACGACACGATCAGATCGGCACCTTCGACGGTCGAGCCGAACAACGCTTCGAAGGCGTCGCGGACCGTGTCGGTGAAGACGAACGTCCCGGTCACGAAGGCGACCCCGAACACGACCGACACCGCGGTGGCGACGGTGCGCAGCAGGTGTCCGCGCACGCTGCCCCAGGCGATCCGCCACATGATCAGCCCGGCGGGCGTCGATTCGTGCCGCGGGGCGTCCCGGGTCGCGGGCGCGGACCGCCGCGCCGCCCGGCGCGACCCGACAGGCGGTCGAGTTGCTGCTGGAGCGACTCGAGTGCCGCCCGCGCATCGTCGGCCCCGTCGGCGCGACGCGTGTTGCGCAGGGACGCCAGGGGAGCAGGGACCGGCGGTTCGTCCACCGGCTCGGCGGACCGTTCGACGCGAGGCTCCCCCCCGTCGCCCGCCGCCCGCGGCCGCACCGGCGCGACGTCGTCGGCGGGGGCGGGGGCGTCGTCGGCGTCATCAACGACACCGTGGTCAACGGCCCATCGATGGTCGGCCGTCCGGTTGACATCCGGCGCGTGCGCGTCCGATCGCCACGTG is a window from the Euzebyales bacterium genome containing:
- a CDS encoding sodium-translocating pyrophosphatase; protein product: MTVTPVVSVLTALCGLALAGYFYNVVKAADPGNDRMVELMNAIQEGARAFLRREYRWIAIFVVAMTVLIFVFLDYGRPWGAIAYLFGAVLSGLAGFIGMTVATMANARTTQAARTGPQLALPLAFRGGAVMGFSVAGLALLGLGVGYLFFVDWLQVDQPFQVLTAFGLGASSIALFARIGGGIYTKAADMGADLVGKVEAGIPEDDPRNPATIADNVGDNVGDVAGMGADLFESYAGSIIAPIALAAFAFANTGEFQSRALLFPLAIGALGMIASIIGAFLVKASPDASGRQLAHALHRGSNVALGLTVVLSFVFGFVFFNGVEGVDNWWGFPVAVTAGLLVGTAIGFVSEYYTSDHYGPVKNIAHASETGAATNIVSGISSGMQSVAGAVILIVIAVGVSFYAGEQALPGVDNTGVYGIALAAIGMLATTGVVVSVDAYGPIADNAGGIAEMAELPPEVRAVTDELDSLGNTTAAVAKGFAIGSAAVTALALFKAFEQAILSAGGSISLDIGTVDVFAGLFIGAMLPFLFAALTMQAVGRAANKMIEEVRRQFNEVPGLRESLSAGPGAVGTKTAVKPDYARCIDISTEASLREMVLPGALAVIIPLVIGLISTDALGGFLAGALVTGFALAIFMANAGGAWDNAKKYIEAGHHGGKGSEPHKAAVVGDTVGDPFKDTSGPAMNILIKVMTIVSLIFATAFV
- a CDS encoding FtsX-like permease family protein — encoded protein: MWRIAWGSVRGHLLRTVATAVSVVFGVAFVTGTFVFTDTVRDAFEALFGSTVEGADLIVSSAAGADSGQRGVPSQMAEQISEVPGVAEAEPRYRGLARLARDDGAFLGGFGAVTQGIDATTMPGALDLRDGRMPSADDEIAIDAASADELGRAVDDETGVLLDGAVETYRITGLIDPPAAVRDLAGSTTVVFSDAAAERLYGTDGATYIAVRSDDGDLAALGDALTRQLGSGVEVLTVDELVTDSVAQVGDFLSFLTRGLLVFAGAALLVGAIIIFNTFGITVAQRTRELALMQAVGADGRQVLSAVLAEAALIGVIGSVLGVGVGIGTAIGLRELLAFVAQPLPATGLVVAPRTAVIAFAIGIAVTILAALAPALRASRRAPVDAMRSASAGARTVISTARLTVGMLVGGLSASLLIGTGLERGSLVTFAVGAAALTLAVILLSPLVAGPLTAMIGMPVRALRRLPGLLARANAVRNPGRTAATASALLIGLGLVTFVLILVSSFRASLDRVIVEQFRADYQLQAVDQIGFPHAVTERAREIDGVDVASAAGVTRADVDGAARTTFVIDSVTLPDVYDVTVVDGRLDGLADGGIAVSRTLGIPLGAQVAVRIDGAGAAARPVVALTDDVHLPGTTRVARVLIDASVTEGATERQDLVTFVKVAPSADVAAVRAALDDVVTDRPDVRVADTGELRAQVREQTDRLLGLVIGLVLLSVIISFVGVVNALGLSVVERSGELGLLQALGMSRRQARQMVRWESVIITVLGSVVGLGLGTVFGWLGVRVLRDEGLTTFSLPTLQLAIAVGVMLVAGVVASVVPARRASHVDVLRAVTLD